A single genomic interval of Mycobacterium sp. DL592 harbors:
- a CDS encoding acetolactate synthase large subunit, translating into MNGAQALIATLVSDGVRICFANPGTSEMHFVAALDTVPDMRGVLTLFEGVATGAADGYARISGDPAAVLLHLGPGLGNGLANLHNARRAVVPMLVVIGDHATYHKKYDAPLESDIDSVAGTVSGWLRRSGAVADVAADATEAIASARAHRHISTLILPADVSWGDGAELAKGAVPQPSPVPADLDEVAAVLSSGEPTVLLVGGDATRAPGLSAAVRLAQACGTRVICETFPTRLERGAGLPAVERLAYFAEAATAQLDGVRHIVLAGAPHPVSFFAYPGKPSDLVPEGAQVHTLAGPVGAVDALIELADRLAPDEVAATAPLSRPVLPTGPLTVQTSADVLGALLPERAIVVDESNTSGFLLPQATSGAPAHDWLTLTGGAIGYALPVSIGAALAAPDRPVLCLESDGSAMYTISALWTQAREHLDVTTVVYANRAYDILRIELQRVGAEAAGNLPGPKAESLLDLTRPTLDFVHIATGMGVPARRVSTAEELTEALQWAFGEPGPHLIEAVMPSIAG; encoded by the coding sequence ATGAACGGCGCGCAGGCACTGATCGCCACACTGGTCTCCGACGGTGTGCGGATCTGCTTCGCCAACCCGGGTACCTCGGAGATGCACTTCGTGGCCGCACTGGACACGGTGCCCGACATGCGCGGTGTGCTCACCCTGTTCGAAGGTGTCGCGACCGGTGCCGCCGACGGGTATGCCCGCATCTCCGGTGACCCGGCCGCAGTCCTGCTGCATCTGGGACCGGGCTTGGGCAACGGGCTGGCCAACCTGCACAACGCGCGGCGGGCGGTGGTGCCGATGCTGGTGGTCATCGGCGATCACGCCACCTACCACAAGAAGTACGACGCGCCGCTGGAGTCCGACATCGATTCGGTCGCCGGGACCGTATCGGGCTGGCTTCGGCGCAGCGGCGCCGTCGCCGACGTGGCTGCCGACGCCACCGAGGCCATCGCCTCGGCGCGCGCCCACCGCCACATCTCGACGTTGATCCTGCCAGCCGACGTCTCCTGGGGCGACGGGGCGGAACTGGCGAAAGGCGCTGTGCCGCAGCCATCCCCGGTGCCGGCCGACCTCGACGAGGTGGCTGCGGTGCTGAGCTCCGGTGAGCCGACGGTGCTGCTGGTCGGTGGTGACGCCACCCGCGCGCCCGGCCTGTCCGCTGCGGTCCGGCTCGCCCAAGCCTGCGGTACCCGGGTCATCTGCGAGACGTTCCCGACCCGCCTGGAGCGCGGTGCCGGGCTGCCCGCGGTCGAGCGGCTGGCCTACTTCGCCGAAGCGGCGACCGCGCAACTCGACGGTGTCCGGCACATCGTCCTCGCCGGTGCGCCGCATCCGGTGTCGTTCTTCGCTTACCCGGGCAAGCCCAGCGATCTGGTGCCCGAGGGCGCACAGGTGCACACCCTGGCCGGGCCGGTCGGAGCGGTTGACGCGCTGATCGAACTGGCCGACCGGTTGGCCCCCGACGAGGTCGCCGCGACGGCACCGCTGTCGCGCCCGGTGCTGCCGACCGGTCCGCTGACCGTGCAGACGTCGGCCGATGTGCTCGGTGCCCTGCTGCCTGAACGGGCGATCGTCGTCGACGAGTCGAACACCTCGGGATTCCTTCTGCCCCAGGCGACTTCCGGAGCGCCCGCACACGACTGGCTGACCCTGACCGGTGGCGCGATCGGCTACGCGCTGCCGGTGTCGATCGGTGCCGCCCTCGCCGCGCCCGACCGGCCGGTGCTGTGCCTGGAGTCCGATGGTTCGGCGATGTACACCATCTCCGCGCTGTGGACCCAGGCCCGCGAGCACCTCGACGTCACGACCGTCGTCTACGCCAACCGGGCCTACGACATCCTGCGCATCGAATTGCAGCGCGTCGGTGCCGAAGCGGCGGGGAATCTACCCGGCCCCAAGGCCGAGTCACTGCTCGACTTGACCCGTCCCACACTGGATTTCGTGCACATTGCCACGGGGATGGGCGTGCCTGCGCGGCGGGTGAGCACCGCCGAGGAACTCACCGAGGCGCTGCAGTGGGCTTTCGGGGAGCCGGGCCCGCACCTGATCGAGGCGGTCATGCCCTCGATCGCCGGGTAG
- a CDS encoding 3-oxoacyl-ACP reductase has translation MTAQDGSDSIDLSGRVAVVTGAAAGLGRAEAIGLAKAGATVVVNDMHKALDASDVLDEISAAGSKGVAVAGDISARSTADELVETADGLGGLSIVVNNAGITRDRMLFNMSDEDWDAVIAVHLRGHFLLTRNAATYWRNKAKDNDGSVYGRIINTSSEAGLSGPVGQANYGAAKAGITALTLTASRALGRYGVTANAIAPRARTAMTAGVFGEAPPEGEIDPLSPDHVVTLVRYLASPASQKVSGQIFIVYGPTVTLVAAPTAEHRFHAEGDAWDPSALSASMSDYFADRDPERTFGVMGLMGD, from the coding sequence TTGACTGCACAAGACGGGTCTGACTCGATCGATCTCTCCGGGCGCGTCGCGGTGGTGACCGGTGCCGCCGCGGGCCTGGGCCGGGCCGAGGCCATCGGCCTGGCGAAGGCCGGCGCGACCGTGGTCGTCAATGACATGCACAAGGCCCTCGACGCCTCCGACGTGCTCGACGAGATCAGCGCAGCAGGTTCGAAGGGTGTCGCCGTGGCCGGTGACATCAGCGCCCGCTCGACGGCCGACGAACTGGTCGAGACCGCCGACGGGCTGGGTGGCCTGAGCATCGTCGTCAACAACGCCGGCATCACCCGGGACCGGATGCTGTTCAACATGAGCGACGAGGACTGGGACGCGGTGATCGCGGTCCACCTGCGTGGCCACTTCCTGTTGACCCGCAATGCGGCGACGTATTGGCGCAACAAGGCCAAGGACAACGACGGATCGGTCTACGGCCGCATCATCAACACCTCATCGGAGGCCGGTCTGTCCGGTCCGGTCGGGCAGGCGAACTACGGCGCCGCCAAGGCCGGCATCACCGCGCTGACGCTGACCGCCTCGCGGGCGCTGGGACGCTACGGGGTGACGGCCAACGCGATCGCCCCGCGGGCGCGCACCGCGATGACCGCCGGTGTGTTCGGTGAGGCGCCCCCCGAGGGGGAGATCGACCCACTGTCGCCCGACCATGTGGTCACCCTGGTGCGTTACCTCGCGTCGCCGGCATCGCAGAAGGTCAGTGGGCAGATCTTCATCGTCTACGGACCCACTGTGACTCTGGTGGCCGCACCGACCGCCGAGCACCGGTTCCACGCCGAGGGCGACGCCTGGGATCCGTCCGCACTCAGCGCGTCGATGAGCGACTACTTCGCTGATCGCGACCCGGAGCGCACGTTCGGCGTAATGGGACTGATGGGCGACTGA
- a CDS encoding acyl-CoA dehydrogenase family protein, with the protein MDFTRTEASQDLSGLVRTIVDSVCTPQHQRELDGLEQRLDTELWRKLIDADILSTAAPESVGGAGFGTLEQTAILTALGRQIAAVPYLESVVLAGGALARFGSAELQQQWAAPAVAGEKIVTVALDGELGQGPVQATPAGNGFRLTGTRIQVPFAPVADAFLVPAESDSGTKLFLVTAADSGVTVTPQLTTGKNSAGELDLSGVEVGADRLVGDAEALAWLTTLKTLGYSAFQLGVLERALELTAEYARTREQFDRPIGSFQAVSARLADDYIDVKGLRLAVDQAAWRLSEDLPADLEVATAAFWAAEAGHRVAHTTVHVHGGVGIDTDHQVHRYFITAKEVEFALGGATAQLRQIGRELAETPA; encoded by the coding sequence ATGGATTTCACCAGAACAGAAGCATCGCAAGACCTCTCGGGCCTGGTCCGCACGATCGTGGACTCGGTGTGCACCCCGCAGCACCAGCGCGAGCTCGACGGCCTCGAGCAGCGCTTGGACACCGAGCTGTGGCGCAAGCTCATCGACGCCGACATCCTGAGCACCGCCGCACCGGAGTCGGTGGGCGGCGCCGGGTTCGGCACGCTCGAGCAGACCGCCATCCTCACCGCGCTGGGCCGCCAGATTGCCGCGGTGCCCTACCTGGAGTCGGTGGTCCTGGCCGGTGGCGCACTGGCCCGCTTCGGCTCGGCCGAGTTGCAGCAGCAGTGGGCGGCACCGGCGGTCGCGGGCGAGAAGATCGTCACCGTGGCGCTCGACGGCGAGCTGGGCCAGGGTCCGGTGCAGGCGACGCCCGCGGGCAACGGGTTCCGGCTCACCGGCACCCGCATCCAGGTCCCGTTCGCACCGGTGGCCGACGCGTTCCTGGTCCCGGCCGAATCAGATTCCGGCACGAAGCTGTTCCTTGTCACCGCAGCGGATTCCGGGGTGACGGTCACGCCGCAGCTGACGACCGGCAAGAACAGTGCCGGCGAACTGGACCTGTCCGGGGTCGAGGTCGGTGCCGACAGGCTGGTCGGTGACGCCGAGGCACTGGCCTGGTTGACGACGCTGAAGACGCTGGGCTACAGCGCATTTCAGCTCGGTGTGCTGGAGCGGGCGCTGGAGCTGACGGCCGAGTACGCCCGTACCCGCGAACAGTTCGACCGCCCGATCGGCAGCTTCCAGGCGGTGTCGGCGCGGCTGGCCGACGATTACATCGACGTCAAGGGCCTTCGGCTGGCAGTCGACCAGGCCGCCTGGCGGCTGTCGGAGGACCTGCCCGCCGATCTCGAGGTTGCCACCGCGGCATTCTGGGCCGCCGAGGCCGGGCATCGTGTCGCGCACACCACCGTCCACGTGCACGGCGGCGTCGGCATCGACACCGACCACCAGGTGCACCGCTACTTCATCACGGCCAAAGAGGTCGAGTTCGCCCTGGGCGGCGCGACCGCGCAACTGCGCCAGATCGGTCGCGAGCTCGCCGAGACACCGGCCTGA
- the fadD17 gene encoding long-chain-fatty-acid--CoA ligase FadD17 codes for MTGEPTVTSLLVPLADVDDRGISADDGSHSAWREHVQDAADLAAALRARLDPDKPPHVGVLLGNTPFFSRVLVAAGLSGLVAVGLNPTRRGAALRRDIEHADCQLVLADDMTTGYGEGFAPDDMAVLDVTSAAWADELASYGGSPITFADSSFDDLFMLIFTSGTSGEPKAVRCTHEKVAGPGVMLAERFGLGATDVCYLSMPLFHSNAVMAGWSPAVAAGASIALRRRFSASQFIPDVRRYNATYANYVGKPMSYILATPPKPDDADNPLRIVYGNEAAPRDITRFATRFGVTVIDGFGSTEGGVNIARTPDTPEGALGPLPDGLGIVDVDTGQPCPPGVVGELVNLDGAGNFRGYYKDPDAESERMAGGVYHSGDLAYRDEAGYVHFAGRLGDWMRVDGENLGTAPIERVLMRYPDVTEAAVYAIPDPDVGDRVMAALVLPEAATFDPVKFREFLAAQPDLGPKQWPRFVRVGISLPRTETFKIIKRRLSAEALDCDDPVFEIAR; via the coding sequence GTGACCGGTGAGCCGACCGTCACCAGCCTGCTGGTGCCACTGGCCGACGTCGACGATCGCGGGATAAGCGCCGACGACGGCTCACACTCGGCCTGGCGCGAGCACGTTCAGGATGCCGCCGATCTGGCCGCCGCCCTGCGGGCGCGTCTCGACCCCGACAAGCCGCCGCATGTCGGTGTGCTGCTGGGCAATACACCGTTCTTCTCGCGGGTGCTCGTTGCCGCCGGACTGAGCGGGCTGGTCGCCGTCGGACTCAACCCGACCCGTCGTGGTGCGGCGCTGCGGCGCGACATCGAGCACGCCGACTGTCAGCTGGTTCTGGCCGATGACATGACCACCGGTTACGGCGAGGGCTTCGCCCCTGACGACATGGCGGTCCTCGATGTCACCTCGGCGGCGTGGGCCGACGAGCTCGCCTCCTACGGCGGCTCCCCAATCACGTTCGCAGACAGCAGTTTCGACGACCTGTTCATGCTGATCTTCACCTCCGGGACCAGCGGAGAACCCAAGGCGGTCCGGTGCACCCACGAGAAGGTGGCCGGGCCCGGGGTGATGCTCGCCGAGCGGTTCGGCTTGGGCGCGACGGACGTCTGCTACCTGTCGATGCCATTGTTCCACTCCAATGCGGTGATGGCGGGCTGGTCGCCCGCGGTGGCCGCCGGCGCGTCGATTGCGTTGCGCCGCAGGTTCTCCGCGTCGCAGTTCATCCCCGATGTCCGTCGCTACAACGCCACCTACGCCAACTACGTCGGCAAGCCGATGTCCTACATCCTGGCCACCCCGCCCAAGCCTGACGACGCCGATAATCCGCTGCGCATCGTCTACGGCAACGAGGCCGCGCCGCGCGACATCACCAGGTTCGCCACCCGGTTCGGGGTCACCGTCATCGACGGGTTCGGCTCCACCGAGGGCGGCGTGAACATCGCCCGCACTCCCGACACTCCCGAAGGCGCGCTCGGCCCGCTGCCCGACGGCCTCGGCATCGTCGACGTCGACACCGGGCAGCCCTGCCCACCCGGAGTGGTCGGGGAATTGGTGAACCTCGACGGGGCGGGCAACTTCCGCGGCTACTACAAGGATCCCGACGCCGAGTCCGAGCGGATGGCGGGCGGCGTCTACCACAGCGGTGACCTCGCATACCGGGACGAGGCCGGCTACGTCCACTTCGCCGGCCGGCTCGGCGACTGGATGCGGGTCGACGGGGAGAACCTCGGCACCGCTCCGATCGAGCGGGTGCTCATGCGCTATCCCGACGTCACCGAGGCCGCGGTCTACGCCATCCCGGACCCGGACGTCGGCGACCGGGTGATGGCGGCCCTGGTCCTGCCGGAGGCCGCGACGTTCGACCCGGTCAAGTTCCGCGAGTTCCTCGCCGCCCAACCCGACCTCGGCCCCAAGCAGTGGCCCCGGTTCGTGCGGGTCGGGATCAGCCTGCCGCGCACGGAGACGTTCAAGATCATCAAGCGGCGGCTCTCGGCGGAAGCCCTCGACTGCGACGACCCGGTGTTTGAAATCGCGCGGTGA
- a CDS encoding nitronate monooxygenase family protein, protein MRTELCDRFGIDYPIFAFTPSEKVAAAVTRAGGMGVLGCVRFNHPDELEATLQWMDSNTDGKPYGVDIVMPAKIPTEGTAVDIDKLIPQAHREFVDKTLADLGVPPLPADLARNEGTLGWLHSVARSHVDVALKHPIKLIANALGSPPKDVIDLSHGAGVAVAALAGSAKHARRHVDNGVDIVIAQGHEAGGHTGEIGSVVLWPEIVDAVGDTASVLAAGGIGTGRQVAAALALGAAGVWMGSAWLTAAEYDLGVRQNGGPSVIQEGLLAATSSDTVRRRIYSGKPARLLKSRWTDAWDAQDAPDPLPMPLQNVLVAEAHQRMNGSADPTAVAMPVGQIVGQMNEIRPVADIIAELVSGFEAATRTLDDIRDS, encoded by the coding sequence ATGCGTACCGAGCTGTGCGACCGGTTCGGCATCGACTACCCGATCTTCGCCTTCACCCCGTCGGAGAAGGTCGCCGCGGCGGTCACCCGCGCCGGTGGCATGGGCGTGCTGGGCTGCGTGCGGTTCAACCACCCCGATGAGCTCGAAGCCACCCTGCAGTGGATGGACTCCAACACCGACGGCAAGCCGTACGGCGTGGACATCGTGATGCCGGCCAAGATCCCCACCGAGGGCACCGCCGTCGACATCGACAAGCTCATCCCGCAGGCGCACCGCGAATTCGTCGACAAGACCCTTGCCGACCTCGGGGTGCCGCCACTGCCCGCCGATCTCGCCCGCAACGAGGGCACGCTGGGGTGGCTACATTCGGTGGCCCGCTCGCACGTCGACGTCGCCCTCAAGCACCCGATCAAGCTGATCGCCAACGCGCTGGGCTCGCCGCCCAAGGACGTCATCGACCTGTCGCATGGCGCCGGGGTCGCGGTGGCTGCGCTGGCCGGTTCGGCCAAACACGCTCGGCGCCATGTGGACAACGGCGTCGACATCGTCATCGCGCAGGGCCACGAAGCGGGCGGGCACACCGGGGAGATCGGCTCGGTGGTGCTGTGGCCGGAGATCGTCGACGCGGTCGGTGACACCGCATCGGTCCTGGCGGCCGGCGGTATCGGAACCGGACGGCAGGTGGCCGCCGCGCTGGCGCTGGGCGCCGCCGGGGTGTGGATGGGATCGGCCTGGCTCACCGCCGCCGAATACGACCTCGGCGTACGCCAGAACGGCGGGCCGTCGGTCATCCAGGAGGGTCTGCTGGCGGCGACGTCGAGCGACACCGTGCGCAGACGGATCTACTCGGGCAAGCCGGCCCGGCTGCTCAAGAGCCGCTGGACCGACGCCTGGGATGCCCAGGATGCCCCCGATCCGCTGCCGATGCCGCTGCAGAACGTTCTCGTCGCCGAGGCACATCAGCGGATGAACGGCTCGGCCGACCCCACCGCTGTCGCCATGCCGGTCGGGCAGATCGTCGGCCAGATGAACGAGATCCGGCCGGTGGCCGACATCATCGCTGAGTTGGTCTCCGGCTTCGAAGCGGCGACCCGCACACTGGACGACATTCGCGACAGCTGA
- a CDS encoding acyl-CoA dehydrogenase, with protein sequence MRISYTPEQEELRRELRAYFTKLMTPERQEALTSTAGGGEIGTGNIYRETVSQMGKDGWLTLNWPKEYGGQDRSPMDSLIFTDEAAIAGAPVPFLTINSVAPTIMAFGTEEQKKFFLPKIAAGDLHFSIGYSEPGAGTDLAALRTTAVQDGDDYVVNGQKMWTSLIQYADYVWLAVRTNPEAKKHRGISVLIVPTTAEGFSWTPVHTMAGVGTSATYYQDVRVPVSSRVGEENGGWKLVTNQLNHERVALVSSQPIFLALNQVREWAQNTKDARGARLIDSEWVQLNLARVHAKAEYLKLINWELASAKEGTLNPADASAAKVFGTELATEAYRLLMEILGPSATLRQDSHGALLRGRVERMHRAALILTFGGGTNEIQRDIIGMVALGLPRVNR encoded by the coding sequence ATGCGGATCAGTTACACCCCTGAACAAGAGGAGCTGCGCCGCGAGCTCCGGGCCTATTTCACCAAGTTGATGACCCCCGAACGGCAGGAAGCGCTGACGTCGACCGCCGGCGGCGGCGAGATCGGCACCGGCAACATCTACCGCGAAACCGTCTCCCAGATGGGCAAGGACGGCTGGCTCACGCTGAACTGGCCCAAGGAGTACGGCGGCCAGGACCGCTCGCCGATGGACTCGCTGATCTTCACCGACGAGGCCGCCATCGCAGGCGCACCGGTGCCGTTCCTGACGATCAACAGCGTGGCGCCGACCATCATGGCGTTCGGCACCGAGGAACAGAAGAAGTTCTTCCTGCCCAAGATCGCCGCCGGGGATCTGCACTTCTCGATCGGCTACTCCGAGCCGGGCGCCGGGACCGACCTGGCCGCACTGCGGACCACCGCCGTCCAGGACGGTGACGACTACGTGGTCAACGGCCAGAAGATGTGGACCAGCCTGATCCAGTACGCCGACTACGTGTGGCTGGCGGTGCGGACCAACCCCGAAGCCAAGAAACACCGCGGTATCTCGGTGCTGATCGTGCCCACCACAGCAGAGGGCTTCTCCTGGACCCCGGTCCACACCATGGCCGGCGTCGGCACCAGCGCCACCTACTACCAGGATGTCCGCGTCCCGGTGAGCAGCCGGGTCGGCGAGGAGAACGGTGGCTGGAAGCTGGTCACCAACCAGCTCAACCACGAGCGCGTCGCCCTGGTCTCATCGCAGCCGATCTTCCTCGCGCTCAACCAGGTTCGCGAATGGGCACAGAACACCAAGGACGCCCGCGGGGCGCGCCTGATCGACTCGGAGTGGGTGCAGCTGAACCTGGCGCGGGTGCACGCCAAGGCCGAGTACCTCAAGCTCATCAACTGGGAGCTGGCATCGGCCAAGGAGGGGACGCTGAACCCCGCCGACGCCTCGGCGGCCAAGGTCTTCGGCACCGAGCTGGCCACCGAGGCCTACCGGCTGCTGATGGAGATCCTCGGCCCGTCGGCGACGCTGCGCCAGGATTCGCACGGCGCGCTGCTGCGCGGCCGGGTCGAGCGGATGCACCGCGCCGCCCTGATCCTCACCTTCGGTGGCGGCACCAATGAGATCCAGCGCGACATCATCGGCATGGTGGCCCTGGGCCTGCCCCGAGTCAACCGCTGA
- a CDS encoding acyl-CoA synthetase, which produces MALNIADLAEHAIDAVPDRVALICGDEQITYAELEEKANRFAHYLIDHGVKKEDKVGLYCRNRIEIVIAMLGIVKAGAVMVNINFRYVEAELKYMFENSDMVALVHERQYADRVANVLPETPNVKTVLVVEDGTDKDCQRYGGVEFFEAIAQGSPERDFPERSADDVYLLYTGGTTGFPKGVMWRHEDIYRVLLGGTDFATGEYIKDEYDLSKQAAAGPPLIRFPIPPMIHGATQSATWGALFTGSTTILAPEFDAEEVWNIIEKHKANLLFFTGDAMGRPLLDVLETSVGDRDLSSLFLLASTAALFSPSLKEKFLELLPDRIITDSIGSSETGFGGSSVVAKGVHQAGGPRVTIDKNTVVLDDEGNEVKPGSGVRGIIAKRGHIPLGYYKDEKKTAETFRTINGVRYAIPGDFATVEEDGTVTMLGRGSVSINTGGEKVYPEEVEAALKGHPDVFDALVVGVPDPRFGNHVAAVVAPREGSRPTLAELDAFVRKEIAGYKVPRSLWLVDQVKRSPAGKPDYKWAKEQTELRPADDVHAKHAGATS; this is translated from the coding sequence GTGGCCCTGAACATAGCTGATCTAGCCGAGCATGCCATTGACGCCGTACCTGACCGCGTCGCCCTCATCTGTGGCGACGAGCAGATCACGTACGCCGAGTTGGAGGAGAAGGCGAATCGATTCGCCCACTACCTCATCGACCATGGCGTGAAAAAGGAAGACAAGGTCGGTCTGTACTGCCGCAACCGCATCGAGATCGTCATCGCGATGCTGGGCATCGTCAAGGCCGGCGCGGTCATGGTCAACATCAACTTCCGCTACGTCGAGGCGGAACTGAAGTACATGTTCGAGAACTCCGACATGGTCGCCCTGGTGCACGAACGCCAGTACGCCGACCGGGTGGCCAATGTGCTGCCCGAGACCCCCAACGTCAAGACGGTCCTGGTGGTCGAGGACGGTACCGACAAGGACTGCCAGCGCTACGGCGGCGTGGAGTTCTTCGAGGCCATCGCGCAGGGCTCGCCTGAGCGTGACTTCCCCGAGCGCAGCGCCGACGACGTCTACCTGCTCTACACCGGTGGCACCACCGGCTTCCCCAAGGGCGTCATGTGGCGCCACGAGGACATCTACCGAGTGTTGTTGGGCGGCACCGACTTTGCCACCGGTGAGTACATCAAGGACGAGTACGACCTGTCGAAGCAGGCCGCCGCAGGCCCGCCGCTGATCCGCTTCCCGATCCCGCCGATGATCCACGGCGCCACCCAGTCGGCGACGTGGGGCGCGTTGTTCACCGGCTCGACGACCATCCTGGCGCCGGAGTTCGACGCCGAGGAAGTCTGGAACATCATCGAGAAGCACAAGGCCAACCTGCTGTTCTTCACCGGTGACGCGATGGGCCGTCCGCTGCTGGACGTCCTGGAGACCAGCGTGGGGGACCGCGACCTGTCCTCGCTGTTCCTGCTCGCCAGCACGGCCGCGCTGTTCTCCCCGAGCCTGAAGGAGAAGTTCCTCGAGCTGCTGCCCGACCGCATCATCACCGACTCGATCGGCTCCTCGGAGACCGGCTTCGGCGGCAGCAGCGTGGTCGCCAAGGGCGTGCACCAGGCCGGCGGGCCGCGGGTCACCATCGACAAGAACACCGTGGTGCTCGACGACGAGGGCAACGAGGTCAAACCCGGCTCCGGCGTGCGCGGCATCATCGCCAAACGCGGTCATATCCCGCTCGGCTACTACAAGGACGAGAAGAAGACCGCCGAGACGTTCCGCACCATCAACGGCGTCCGCTACGCCATCCCCGGCGACTTCGCCACCGTGGAAGAAGACGGCACGGTGACGATGCTGGGCCGCGGCTCGGTGTCGATCAACACCGGCGGTGAGAAGGTCTATCCCGAAGAGGTCGAGGCCGCCCTCAAGGGCCACCCGGACGTGTTCGACGCACTGGTGGTCGGCGTGCCCGACCCGCGGTTCGGCAACCACGTCGCCGCTGTGGTGGCTCCCCGCGAGGGCTCCCGGCCGACCCTGGCGGAACTGGATGCGTTCGTGCGCAAGGAGATTGCCGGCTACAAGGTGCCGCGCAGCCTGTGGCTCGTCGATCAGGTGAAGCGTTCCCCGGCGGGCAAGCCCGACTACAAGTGGGCCAAGGAGCAGACTGAGCTGCGCCCGGCCGACGACGTGCACGCCAAGCATGCGGGAGCCACCAGCTGA
- a CDS encoding ferredoxin — MRVEVDRDRCEGNAVCVGIAPDLFELDDEDYVYVTKDPIPADQEELAEQAIAECPRAALTRRD; from the coding sequence ATGCGTGTCGAAGTCGACCGTGATCGTTGTGAAGGTAACGCCGTCTGCGTGGGAATCGCGCCGGACCTGTTCGAACTCGATGACGAGGACTACGTCTACGTGACGAAGGACCCCATCCCTGCCGACCAGGAGGAGTTGGCCGAGCAGGCCATCGCCGAGTGCCCGCGCGCAGCGTTGACCCGCCGCGACTGA
- a CDS encoding cutinase family protein, which produces MAAVASTLLAAPQAQAADCPDIDVVFARGTWEPPGVGHIGQAFVDAVTADAAGKSVDVYAVNYPASTDFPTAVDGVMDASNHIRAMALNCPKTKMVLGGYSQGAAVMGFVTANAMPDGFTPPPGLTGPMPNDVADHVAAIALFGKPSPGFLNTIGAPPIAIGPLYAAKTIDMCVDDDPICSGTGGNGASHGMYAANGMVGQAAQFAVKRV; this is translated from the coding sequence ATTGCCGCTGTGGCATCAACCCTGCTCGCTGCGCCCCAGGCCCAGGCCGCCGACTGCCCGGATATCGATGTCGTCTTCGCGCGCGGTACCTGGGAGCCCCCGGGCGTCGGCCATATCGGCCAGGCCTTCGTCGACGCGGTGACCGCGGACGCCGCCGGCAAATCGGTCGATGTGTACGCGGTCAACTATCCGGCGAGCACTGACTTTCCGACTGCCGTCGACGGTGTGATGGACGCCAGCAACCACATTCGTGCGATGGCGCTGAACTGCCCGAAGACAAAGATGGTCCTCGGCGGCTACTCGCAGGGCGCGGCGGTGATGGGGTTCGTGACGGCCAACGCGATGCCCGACGGTTTCACCCCGCCGCCGGGGCTGACCGGGCCGATGCCCAACGACGTCGCCGACCACGTCGCGGCCATCGCACTGTTCGGCAAGCCGTCGCCCGGATTCCTGAACACGATCGGCGCGCCGCCGATCGCCATCGGGCCGCTGTACGCCGCCAAGACGATCGACATGTGCGTCGATGACGACCCGATCTGCTCGGGTACCGGCGGCAACGGCGCCTCACACGGCATGTACGCCGCCAACGGCATGGTCGGTCAGGCTGCCCAGTTCGCGGTCAAGCGGGTGTAG